The Bacteroidota bacterium genome window below encodes:
- a CDS encoding universal stress protein, which translates to MAAFKNHILVPVDFSDQSQIALKQSYNLARLTKADLTLINVIDESFQMPFFSAKEDKTMEKKIQKALEKLAEETSLEAGINVNTLTVKGKVYEEVQKAAKKLKCSFIVMGTNGSVGFKKFIGSNALRVIREAPCPVITIKGKKHRTGCKNIILPLDLTKETKEKVSKAIEIANLFGSTINLVSVLTTDDEFIVNKLKRQMNQVHEFIVEHNIPCTIEFLHGSEISEEIVGYSKKIKADLIMIMTQEELTWTDIMFISSSAQQLINESEIPVLSIRPKEKKDTTASVFQY; encoded by the coding sequence ATGGCAGCTTTTAAAAACCACATTTTGGTTCCTGTTGACTTTTCAGACCAATCACAAATTGCTTTGAAGCAATCCTATAATCTGGCTCGGTTAACAAAAGCAGATCTCACATTGATCAATGTGATCGATGAATCTTTTCAAATGCCTTTCTTTTCAGCGAAGGAAGATAAAACAATGGAAAAGAAAATCCAAAAAGCTCTTGAAAAGCTGGCCGAAGAAACTTCACTGGAAGCCGGAATTAATGTTAATACTCTTACAGTAAAAGGTAAGGTTTATGAGGAAGTTCAAAAAGCAGCGAAAAAACTAAAATGTTCTTTTATAGTGATGGGAACAAATGGAAGTGTAGGCTTCAAGAAGTTCATTGGTTCCAATGCTTTACGTGTAATTCGGGAAGCGCCTTGTCCGGTAATAACTATTAAAGGTAAAAAGCACCGTACGGGATGTAAGAACATCATTTTACCACTGGATCTGACAAAAGAAACCAAGGAAAAGGTGAGTAAAGCCATTGAAATTGCAAATTTGTTTGGATCTACGATCAATTTGGTGTCTGTTCTGACAACTGACGACGAATTTATTGTGAATAAATTGAAGCGTCAAATGAACCAAGTTCACGAATTCATCGTAGAACACAATATTCCTTGTACAATCGAGTTTTTACACGGAAGTGAAATTTCCGAAGAAATTGTTGGTTATTCAAAGAAAATTAAAGCAGATTTGATCATGATCATGACGCAAGAAGAGTTAACTTGGACTGATATTATGTTCATTAGTTCTTCGGCTCAACAGCTCATTAACGAATCAGAGATTCCGGTTCTTTCTATCCGCCCTAAGGAGAAAAAAGACACAACTGCATCTGTATTTCAGTACTAA
- a CDS encoding sigma-70 family RNA polymerase sigma factor encodes MTKSQNDSIGEVIQDNGKRLFDFIRNRVREEEEAEDIFQDVMIELTQSYRMMQPIEKMAAWLFRVARNKITDNYRKKRPVLLDDQFSYRGNDEDEPLYIQDLIKSSGKSPDSHFDRALIYDAIEMALEELPPEQRVVFVQHELEGKSFKEMAEETGLSQNTLLSRKRYAVMALRDKLQFLYTELMEGKNY; translated from the coding sequence ATGACCAAAAGCCAGAACGACTCCATAGGGGAAGTTATACAAGACAACGGAAAAAGGCTTTTCGACTTCATTCGAAACCGGGTTCGGGAAGAGGAAGAAGCAGAAGATATTTTTCAGGACGTCATGATTGAATTAACTCAATCATACCGTATGATGCAGCCTATTGAAAAAATGGCAGCATGGTTATTCCGGGTTGCAAGAAATAAGATAACAGATAATTACCGTAAGAAAAGACCTGTTCTGCTTGATGACCAGTTTTCTTATCGTGGTAATGATGAAGATGAGCCACTTTATATTCAGGATCTGATCAAATCAAGTGGAAAAAGTCCTGATAGTCATTTCGACCGGGCTTTGATCTATGATGCTATTGAAATGGCATTAGAAGAACTTCCTCCTGAACAAAGAGTAGTCTTTGTACAACATGAACTAGAAGGAAAGAGTTTCAAGGAAATGGCTGAGGAGACGGGTTTATCACAGAACACATTACTTTCCAGAAAAAGATATGCTGTGATGGCATTAAGAGATAAGTTGCAATTCCTTTATACAGAATTAATGGAAGGAAAGAATTATTAA
- a CDS encoding nucleoside phosphorylase has protein sequence MNKIPESELILNSDNSVYHLNLLPHEIADTIINVGDPDRVALVSKFFQSIEVKKQKREFVTHTGVYKGKRITVLSTGIGTDNIDIVYNELDALVNIDLEKRTIKDKLSSLNLIRIGTSGSLQKDIPVDSFVFSKFGLGLDGLLNFYKLPNDAEEKTIVEAFRLHYPNEGILSLPYLARCSSKLEDKLSEGMFKGITASCSGFYAPQGRILRYELARPNFIDTLHSFSNGTNRITNFEMETGAMYGLAKISAGGY, from the coding sequence ATGAACAAAATACCCGAATCAGAACTTATCCTCAATTCCGATAATAGTGTTTACCATTTAAATCTGCTGCCGCATGAAATTGCAGACACAATAATCAATGTCGGTGACCCAGATCGTGTTGCTTTGGTATCCAAATTTTTTCAATCCATCGAAGTAAAAAAACAAAAACGTGAATTCGTTACTCACACTGGAGTTTATAAAGGTAAGCGTATCACTGTGTTATCGACAGGTATCGGAACAGATAATATCGATATAGTTTACAATGAACTCGATGCATTAGTTAATATAGATCTTGAAAAAAGGACTATAAAAGATAAACTGAGTTCACTTAATCTGATCCGTATCGGTACTTCGGGATCATTACAAAAAGATATTCCGGTCGATAGTTTTGTGTTTTCTAAATTTGGTCTCGGTCTGGATGGTTTGTTGAATTTTTACAAATTGCCAAATGATGCTGAAGAAAAAACGATAGTTGAGGCCTTCCGTTTACATTATCCGAACGAAGGAATTTTGTCATTGCCTTATCTGGCCCGTTGTTCTTCAAAACTGGAAGACAAACTTAGTGAAGGAATGTTTAAAGGTATTACTGCAAGTTGCTCAGGATTCTATGCACCACAAGGAAGGATTCTTCGATATGAACTTGCCCGTCCAAATTTTATTGACACCCTCCACTCCTTTTCAAACGGTACCAACCGAATTACCAATTTCGAAATGGAAACCGGAGCCATGTATGGTCTTGCAAAAATTTCTGCTGGAGGTTACTGA
- a CDS encoding carboxypeptidase regulatory-like domain-containing protein — protein MTIVDAVRPGNLVEIANYATGTYVCWDADPYTTSGKILATDMTGIFYIFAPTYQRACYLEGTVVDSVTGISLNGVDVVIQGIGITTLTNPLGKFHTGYADAGTYSVSFSKAGYISQTWNFNLTNGVLDTIHVKLVPIGAGISDVDKSIFTVYPNPSSDNLVVSSTLENGSYLIYDALSKVVLKGKINRKETNIDISNLQQKFLQDHTWLRFPFRNW, from the coding sequence TTGACAATTGTAGATGCTGTCCGTCCGGGTAATCTTGTTGAAATCGCAAATTACGCAACAGGCACTTACGTTTGCTGGGATGCAGATCCATATACTACTTCCGGTAAGATTCTTGCAACAGACATGACAGGTATCTTCTACATTTTTGCACCTACATATCAGCGTGCATGCTATCTTGAAGGAACAGTTGTCGATTCAGTAACAGGTATTTCTTTAAATGGAGTAGATGTAGTAATTCAAGGCATCGGCATAACAACACTTACCAATCCACTTGGTAAATTTCATACCGGTTACGCAGATGCAGGAACCTATTCTGTTTCATTTTCAAAAGCAGGATATATTTCTCAAACATGGAATTTCAATCTGACAAATGGTGTTCTCGATACTATACATGTAAAGCTGGTACCAATTGGTGCAGGTATTTCAGATGTAGATAAAAGCATCTTTACGGTTTATCCGAATCCATCTTCTGACAACCTAGTTGTTTCATCAACCTTAGAAAATGGAAGTTATCTCATTTATGATGCATTGTCAAAAGTTGTTCTAAAAGGAAAAATAAACAGAAAAGAAACAAATATTGATATCAGTAACCTCCAGCAGAAATTTTTGCAAGACCATACATGGCTCCGGTTTCCATTTCGAAATTGGTAA
- a CDS encoding DUF4197 domain-containing protein has protein sequence MLRKLIFISLVAFLPGCSKGQFNLNNIGKEIDKTLNTGGLTNQEIIDGLKQALSIGSNNAGSSASKTDGYFKNTLIKIPFPQEAKKVENKLRSLGMNKAVDDFILTMNRAAEEAAKEAAPIFVDAVKTMTITDGVNILKGNDSAATHYLREKTSNSLHAKFKPIIKSATQKVNVTKYWNPLITTYNNIPMVDKMNPDLEEYITQRALNGLFILVAQEETKIRKDPAARVTDLLKKVFGKK, from the coding sequence ATGCTTCGCAAACTAATTTTCATTTCACTGGTGGCTTTTTTACCGGGCTGCTCCAAAGGACAATTTAATTTAAATAATATTGGCAAAGAGATCGACAAAACTCTTAATACAGGTGGATTAACGAATCAGGAAATTATTGATGGCTTAAAGCAGGCTTTATCTATCGGAAGTAATAATGCAGGAAGTTCTGCTTCTAAAACTGACGGGTATTTTAAAAATACTTTGATCAAAATTCCTTTTCCTCAGGAAGCAAAAAAAGTAGAAAATAAATTGCGTTCTCTGGGAATGAACAAAGCGGTAGATGACTTTATTCTTACTATGAACAGAGCTGCTGAAGAAGCAGCAAAAGAAGCTGCACCGATCTTTGTAGATGCCGTCAAGACAATGACAATTACTGATGGTGTAAATATTCTGAAAGGCAATGATTCTGCAGCCACTCATTATCTGAGAGAAAAGACTTCTAATTCGTTGCATGCAAAATTCAAACCTATCATTAAGTCGGCAACTCAAAAAGTGAACGTAACAAAATACTGGAATCCTCTTATCACTACATACAACAATATTCCAATGGTCGACAAAATGAATCCGGATCTGGAAGAATACATTACTCAAAGAGCATTGAATGGATTGTTTATTCTGGTAGCACAGGAAGAAACCAAGATCAGAAAAGACCCGGCTGCGAGGGTGACGGATTTGTTGAAGAAAGTTTTTGGCAAGAAATAA
- a CDS encoding competence/damage-inducible protein A: MILAEIITIGDELLIGQVIDTNSAWMGQKLNEIGIKVKQITSISDDKMHILTTLEEAKKRADVILITGGLGPTKDDITKKTLCDYFDSELVFHEPSFKVIEEIFNSRGRTITETNRLQAYVPANCEVLVNKNGTAPGMWFNDGKKIIVSMPGVPNEMKGLMETLVIPQLKSKFNLAPIVHKTILTQGIGESFLSDLIEKWELALPVYMKLAYLPSAGTVRLRITASGKDADVLRKEVESQTEELKKLIPEYIFGYETDQLESLIGELLVQKNKTLSTAESCTGGFIAHKITSVPGSSRYYMGSVLPYSNDLKTGLLKVDPELIAKHGAVSQEVVTQMAELARKMLKTDYAIATSGIAGPSGGSDLKPVGTVWIVIAGPEKTKAWKVQLGSNRLRVITETALHALNGLRKELLATK; this comes from the coding sequence ATGATCCTAGCTGAAATAATTACTATTGGAGATGAATTGCTGATTGGTCAGGTAATAGACACGAATAGCGCCTGGATGGGTCAAAAACTGAATGAAATTGGTATAAAAGTCAAACAGATCACTTCAATCAGCGATGATAAAATGCACATTTTAACCACTTTGGAAGAGGCTAAAAAAAGAGCAGATGTAATTCTGATCACTGGCGGACTTGGACCAACGAAAGATGACATCACAAAAAAAACTCTGTGTGATTATTTTGACTCTGAACTGGTTTTTCATGAACCATCTTTTAAAGTGATTGAAGAAATCTTTAATTCAAGGGGAAGGACAATTACAGAAACAAATCGTCTTCAAGCTTATGTTCCTGCTAACTGTGAGGTCCTGGTCAATAAAAATGGAACTGCACCCGGAATGTGGTTCAATGATGGAAAGAAAATTATTGTTTCAATGCCCGGAGTACCAAATGAAATGAAAGGTTTGATGGAAACACTGGTGATTCCACAGCTAAAATCAAAATTCAATCTGGCTCCGATCGTTCATAAAACAATTCTCACACAAGGTATCGGAGAATCCTTTCTTTCTGACTTAATAGAGAAGTGGGAGTTGGCCCTTCCTGTTTACATGAAGCTCGCTTACCTGCCGTCAGCAGGCACTGTACGCTTAAGAATCACAGCAAGTGGTAAAGATGCAGATGTATTAAGAAAAGAAGTAGAGTCACAAACTGAAGAACTGAAAAAATTAATTCCTGAATATATCTTCGGTTATGAAACAGATCAACTTGAAAGTCTGATAGGTGAATTACTCGTCCAAAAAAATAAAACTCTGTCGACCGCAGAAAGCTGTACCGGCGGATTTATTGCTCATAAGATCACTTCAGTTCCGGGGAGTTCACGTTATTACATGGGTTCGGTTCTTCCATATTCAAATGATCTGAAAACCGGTTTACTAAAAGTGGATCCCGAATTGATTGCGAAACATGGCGCAGTAAGTCAGGAAGTCGTTACCCAAATGGCAGAATTAGCCCGTAAAATGCTGAAAACAGATTATGCAATTGCTACTTCCGGTATTGCAGGTCCTTCAGGTGGCTCAGATCTAAAACCTGTTGGAACGGTCTGGATCGTCATTGCAGGACCTGAAAAAACAAAAGCCTGGAAAGTGCAATTAGGCTCTAACAGGCTGAGAGTCATTACAGAAACAGCATTACATGCCTTGAATGGACTCCGAAAAGAGCTCCTGGCCACGAAATGA
- the ftsY gene encoding signal recognition particle-docking protein FtsY encodes MGIFSFFSKEKKESLDKGLEKTKTSLFSRIAKAVVGKSTVDAEVLDNLEEILVSSDVGVSTTLKIIKRLEDRVAKDKYVSTDELNKLLKSEVTELLSENKSDSLEDFSLPPGNRPYVIMVVGVNGVGKTTTIGKLSHQFKKAGLKVMLGAADTFRAAAVDQLDIWSKRVGVPIVKQAMGSDPASVAFESVQTAVSQNMDVLIIDTAGRLHNKVNLMNELSKIKRVVQKVIPDAPHEILLVLDASTGQNAIEQAKQFTLATEVNALALTKLDGTAKGGVVIGISDEFKIPVKYIGVGEKMEDLQAFNKNEFVDSLFGEM; translated from the coding sequence ATGGGAATATTCAGTTTTTTTTCAAAAGAGAAAAAAGAAAGTCTCGATAAAGGTCTGGAAAAAACAAAGACCAGTTTGTTTTCCAGGATTGCTAAAGCAGTTGTTGGAAAATCAACTGTTGATGCAGAGGTTTTGGATAACCTGGAAGAGATCCTTGTATCTTCTGACGTAGGAGTAAGCACAACTCTGAAAATTATTAAACGTCTGGAAGATAGAGTCGCAAAAGATAAATACGTTAGCACCGACGAACTCAATAAACTTTTAAAATCAGAAGTAACTGAATTACTCAGTGAAAATAAATCTGATTCACTCGAAGATTTTTCTCTTCCTCCCGGTAACCGACCTTATGTTATCATGGTCGTTGGAGTCAATGGTGTCGGAAAAACCACAACGATCGGAAAACTATCTCACCAGTTTAAGAAAGCCGGATTAAAGGTTATGCTTGGTGCCGCAGATACGTTCAGGGCTGCAGCGGTTGACCAATTGGATATCTGGAGTAAACGTGTTGGTGTTCCAATTGTGAAACAAGCAATGGGATCAGATCCGGCATCAGTTGCATTTGAATCGGTACAGACTGCCGTTTCTCAGAATATGGATGTTCTTATAATTGATACAGCGGGCAGATTGCATAATAAAGTGAATCTGATGAATGAACTTTCAAAGATCAAACGTGTAGTACAAAAAGTAATTCCGGATGCGCCACATGAAATTCTTCTGGTTCTGGATGCAAGCACCGGACAGAATGCAATTGAACAAGCCAAACAATTTACGCTGGCAACAGAAGTGAATGCGCTTGCACTTACTAAACTGGACGGGACAGCTAAAGGTGGTGTTGTAATTGGAATCTCTGATGAATTCAAAATTCCCGTCAAGTATATCGGAGTGGGTGAAAAAATGGAAGATCTCCAGGCATTCAATAAAAACGAATTTGTTGATTCTTTATTTGGGGAAATGTAG
- the rpmG gene encoding 50S ribosomal protein L33, with the protein MAKKGNRIQVILECTEHKTSGMPGMSRYITTKNKKNTTERLEVKKYNSILKKMTVHKEIK; encoded by the coding sequence ATGGCAAAGAAAGGTAACAGAATCCAGGTGATTCTAGAATGTACAGAGCATAAGACGAGCGGAATGCCGGGAATGTCTCGTTACATCACAACGAAAAATAAAAAGAATACAACAGAACGTCTTGAGGTGAAGAAATACAATTCTATCCTTAAGAAAATGACTGTTCATAAAGAAATTAAATAA
- a CDS encoding 50S ribosomal protein L28 has translation MARICDLTGKKAMTGNSVSFSNKKTKRKFNPNLQTKKFFVPELGEWITLKVSTSALRTIDKLGISAAIEKAIRKGTI, from the coding sequence ATGGCACGTATTTGTGATTTAACAGGAAAAAAGGCAATGACAGGAAACAGTGTTTCCTTCTCAAATAAGAAAACTAAACGCAAGTTCAACCCGAATCTGCAGACTAAGAAATTCTTCGTACCTGAATTAGGTGAGTGGATCACGTTGAAAGTTTCAACTTCTGCATTGCGTACAATTGACAAATTAGGAATCAGCGCTGCAATAGAAAAAGCTATTCGCAAAGGAACAATTTGA
- a CDS encoding DUF4295 domain-containing protein, whose translation MAKKVVATLKSGKGKEFSKVIKMVKTDNGSYQFKEEVVHNDHVKDFLKNK comes from the coding sequence ATGGCAAAGAAAGTTGTCGCAACTCTAAAGAGTGGAAAAGGTAAAGAATTTTCTAAAGTGATCAAGATGGTAAAAACTGATAACGGTTCTTATCAATTCAAAGAAGAAGTAGTTCACAATGATCACGTGAAAGATTTTCTTAAAAACAAATAA
- a CDS encoding universal stress protein, whose protein sequence is MSKKFQIGRILIPYDFSETAELALEHAVFMAKLHKAEIILLHVVESFSFASAISSAFGKSQSEFETKIKSSAGEKLKELSEKLHHDSGMKVIPRTENGKIYKKINFVAEDAACDIIVMGTHGSSGFQEFVVGSNTYKVVMNAPCPVISVQAHAKKVGFKNIVFAVDNSQSSRQKVKHAAEIARHYNSVIHIAGLMTMSDVDLQRRFEVKVHQVRDYFEEHEIAHTVKVFKTENTAATISEFAAQVNADLIMIMTDQEGSGIFMGNAAQQIINHSKIPVMSIRPLEGDGDKISVGY, encoded by the coding sequence ATGAGCAAAAAATTCCAAATCGGCAGAATTCTGATTCCATATGATTTTTCTGAAACTGCCGAACTAGCACTGGAACACGCCGTTTTTATGGCCAAGCTTCACAAAGCAGAGATAATTCTGTTGCACGTTGTTGAATCTTTCTCTTTCGCTTCAGCGATCAGTTCTGCATTTGGAAAATCTCAGTCGGAATTTGAAACGAAGATCAAATCTTCTGCCGGTGAGAAACTAAAAGAACTATCTGAAAAATTACATCATGATAGTGGCATGAAAGTAATTCCCCGTACTGAAAACGGAAAGATCTATAAAAAAATAAATTTCGTTGCCGAAGATGCCGCATGCGATATCATCGTAATGGGTACACATGGTTCAAGCGGATTTCAGGAATTCGTAGTTGGAAGCAACACTTACAAAGTAGTGATGAATGCACCTTGTCCGGTAATTTCTGTTCAGGCACATGCAAAGAAAGTTGGTTTCAAGAATATCGTTTTCGCTGTAGATAACTCTCAATCTTCGAGACAAAAAGTTAAGCACGCAGCAGAAATTGCACGTCATTATAATTCTGTGATCCACATTGCCGGTCTAATGACCATGTCTGATGTTGATCTGCAAAGAAGATTTGAAGTAAAAGTTCATCAGGTACGTGACTATTTCGAAGAACATGAAATTGCACACACAGTAAAAGTTTTCAAAACTGAAAATACAGCCGCTACAATTTCTGAATTTGCTGCACAAGTAAATGCCGATCTTATTATGATCATGACTGATCAGGAAGGTTCTGGGATCTTTATGGGAAATGCAGCACAACAAATAATCAATCATTCAAAAATCCCCGTAATGAGCATCCGGCCATTGGAAGGTGATGGGGATAAAATTTCTGTCGGCTACTAA
- a CDS encoding T9SS type A sorting domain-containing protein produces the protein MKKALLTILLLGPFIVRSQTITTADLPTAGLAWITGNDSTYSQAIPSGGTGQTWDYSTLQNLENDTAGFINAAGTPYASSFPNSNLAGYDSQSGIYSYFTTNTSGIYLDGIIGPSIQYIYENSQLYIPVPFTYGDVRNTFSRIQIDSVYLGFNSRFVLRTNSTFTADGSGNLTLPSGQFNNALRIKEIAITYDTLSIDTGGGNYITISNSASQITRYNFVMPGNPVALVMGIEADSLGQFATSSQYFTGAFVNSVPVVQRSAKVKTYPNPANESVNLDLTTINDISLIEIFDLNGSLIKTIQPDASGITTIPASELSNGVYHYSISGKGKMVSGTFQVQH, from the coding sequence ATGAAAAAAGCACTACTCACAATCTTACTGCTCGGACCTTTCATTGTAAGGTCACAAACTATTACAACTGCTGATTTGCCAACTGCAGGGCTTGCATGGATCACTGGAAATGATTCAACCTACTCCCAGGCAATTCCTTCAGGTGGTACTGGACAAACCTGGGATTATAGTACTCTGCAGAATTTAGAGAATGACACAGCTGGATTTATTAACGCTGCCGGAACTCCTTATGCTTCCAGTTTTCCAAATTCAAATCTGGCTGGTTATGATTCGCAATCAGGAATCTATTCTTATTTCACAACAAATACTTCCGGAATTTACCTGGACGGAATTATTGGACCATCCATTCAATATATTTATGAAAATAGCCAACTTTATATTCCTGTACCCTTTACATATGGTGATGTAAGAAATACATTTTCCAGAATCCAGATTGATAGTGTTTACCTTGGGTTCAACTCGCGATTTGTCTTAAGAACAAATTCAACATTCACAGCAGATGGATCAGGAAATTTGACTCTGCCTTCTGGTCAATTTAACAACGCATTAAGAATTAAAGAAATCGCTATTACCTATGATACATTGTCTATTGATACCGGCGGTGGAAATTATATTACGATATCCAACTCTGCTTCCCAGATTACCAGATATAATTTTGTAATGCCGGGTAATCCTGTTGCTCTGGTGATGGGAATTGAAGCAGATAGTCTCGGTCAGTTTGCAACAAGCTCGCAGTATTTTACAGGAGCATTTGTAAACTCAGTTCCGGTCGTACAACGCTCAGCTAAAGTAAAAACATATCCTAATCCTGCGAATGAATCTGTAAATCTGGATCTGACAACAATAAATGATATTTCGCTAATTGAGATATTTGATTTGAATGGAAGTCTGATCAAGACGATACAACCTGATGCAAGTGGAATTACAACAATCCCGGCGTCTGAATTGTCAAATGGAGTATATCACTATTCGATCTCGGGAAAAGGAAAAATGGTATCAGGAACATTCCAGGTGCAGCATTAA
- a CDS encoding aminopeptidase P N-terminal domain-containing protein, which translates to MRRAINTIFFLLIAYISSGQDFSYYRYEKDFLPASFHQERRAAVRNKMPMNSVAIFFANPERNRSNDVDYDYHQDPNFYYLTGFNEPNSVLLIYKDSISVSDKFIHEILFVPVREKSKEIWNGRRAGIEGAKIISGVSTVFYAEDFLKRSSLFSDTSIRILHLKMHKGIVNDKNDNADLFELDEAFKNVIDSKTDRGDGFTLNKIMQDLREVKTDEELRLMKQAVTMTCKGFLSMMKNASPGMTEYQIQAIGEYEFKKSGAETFGYSSICGSHENSVILHYTSNRRTMNDSDLILLDMGAEYHGYTADVTRTIPIGNKFTTEQSIIYELVLKAQEAGIAACVKGNPFTDVHKAATAVIAEGLVKLGITKSLSESDKYFMHGTSHYLGLDVHDPGSRGPLKSGSVITVEPGIYIEENSDCDPKWWNIGVRIEDDILITDKGPENLSESAPRTIKEIENLKSQKADMNK; encoded by the coding sequence ATGCGCAGAGCTATAAATACTATTTTCTTCTTACTGATTGCATACATTTCTTCCGGACAGGATTTTTCATATTACCGGTATGAAAAAGATTTTCTTCCTGCGTCATTTCATCAGGAAAGAAGAGCAGCAGTAAGAAATAAAATGCCGATGAATTCTGTTGCGATTTTTTTTGCTAATCCTGAACGCAACCGATCCAATGATGTTGATTACGATTATCATCAGGACCCGAATTTTTATTACCTCACCGGTTTCAATGAACCCAATTCTGTGTTGTTGATTTATAAAGATTCTATTTCAGTCAGTGATAAATTCATACATGAAATTCTTTTCGTTCCTGTTCGGGAAAAATCAAAAGAGATCTGGAATGGTCGCAGAGCCGGAATAGAAGGTGCTAAAATTATTTCCGGTGTTTCCACCGTTTTTTATGCGGAAGATTTTCTGAAAAGATCTTCACTTTTTTCTGATACATCTATAAGAATACTGCATTTGAAAATGCATAAAGGAATTGTTAACGATAAGAATGACAATGCAGACTTGTTTGAACTTGACGAAGCATTCAAAAATGTGATCGATAGTAAGACTGACCGGGGAGATGGTTTTACCTTGAATAAGATCATGCAGGATTTAAGAGAAGTAAAAACTGATGAAGAACTTCGACTGATGAAGCAGGCTGTAACAATGACCTGTAAAGGGTTTTTATCAATGATGAAAAATGCAAGTCCGGGCATGACGGAATATCAGATCCAGGCAATCGGTGAATATGAATTTAAAAAGTCCGGCGCAGAAACTTTTGGATACTCCAGTATTTGTGGAAGTCATGAAAACTCTGTCATTCTGCATTATACTTCCAACAGAAGAACGATGAATGATTCCGATCTGATTCTTTTGGATATGGGCGCCGAATACCATGGTTATACTGCCGATGTAACCCGGACAATTCCAATTGGAAATAAATTCACCACTGAACAAAGCATAATTTATGAGCTTGTCCTGAAAGCACAGGAAGCGGGAATAGCGGCATGTGTAAAAGGAAATCCATTTACTGATGTACACAAAGCGGCTACGGCTGTTATAGCTGAAGGACTTGTCAAACTTGGAATTACAAAATCACTTTCAGAATCTGATAAATACTTTATGCATGGAACTTCCCATTATCTGGGTTTAGACGTTCATGACCCGGGTTCAAGAGGCCCATTGAAAAGTGGGTCGGTCATTACAGTAGAGCCGGGTATCTATATTGAAGAAAATAGCGATTGTGACCCAAAATGGTGGAATATTGGGGTTAGAATAGAAGATGACATCCTGATAACTGACAAAGGACCGGAAAATTTATCGGAATCAGCGCCCAGAACGATCAAAGAAATTGAAAATCTGAAAAGTCAAAAGGCAGATATGAACAAATAA